A genomic region of Trifolium pratense cultivar HEN17-A07 linkage group LG3, ARS_RC_1.1, whole genome shotgun sequence contains the following coding sequences:
- the LOC123916874 gene encoding polygalacturonase QRT2-like yields the protein MYSQSLVLSLFIIFVSFGLCFGSYLQETNHQHYNERMMKKAHHRSITPSRSQNTVNVKNYGAIANDGRVDNEAFEKAWDKACSEGATLVVPENSVYHLKPIIFSGPCQPKTAFKIYGTIKAWPKRSAYGEDTRLWIKFDNLTNFKVDGGGTINGNGKIWWKNSCKVNESLPCIGAPTAVTFSDCNNLKVVNLRFKNAQQMHVVIQSCNNVLASKLIVRAPGHSPNTDGIHVTHSQNVVISNCIIGTGDDCISIVSGSKNIRATDIICGPGHGISIGSLGKGNSEAEVTNVEVNRATLKGTTNGVRIKTWQGGSGYAKNIKFHNIVMRNVTNPIIIDQNYCDQKEECQEKDSAVQVSNILYQNIKGTSASEVAIKLECSKAIPCKGIHLQDVILTPEDNDHTIAKCDNVRYSHSGMLNPKCHP from the exons ATGTATTCACAAAGTTTAGTTCTTTCACTTTTCATCATTTTTGTCTCATTTGGCTTGTGTTTTGGATCTTACTTACAAGAAACAAATCATCAACATTACAATGAGAGGATGATGAAGAAAGCTCATCATCGATCTATCACACCTTCGCGGTCTCAAAATACGGTTAATGTAAAGAACTATGGAGCCATAGCTAACGATGGACGAGTTGATAATGAG gCATTTGAAAAGGCATGGGATAAGGCATGTTCTGAAGGGGCTACTCTTGTGGTACCTGAAAATAGTGTCTATCATCTAAAGCCTATAATATTTTCAGGTCCATGCCAacccaaaactgcatttaag ATTTATGGAACAATAAAAGCATGGCCTAAAAGATCAGCATATGGAGAAGATACAAGGCTATGGATTAAGTTTGATAATCTCACAAATTTTAAAGTTGATGGTGGTGGAACCATAAATGGCAATGGAAAAATTTGGTGGAAGAATTCTTGCAAAGTCAATGAAAGCCTT CCATGCATAGGAGCACCAACT GCTGTGACTTTCAGTGATTGCAACAACTTGAAAGTGGTTAACCTAAGGTTCAAAAATGCACAACAAATGCATGTAGTGATTCAAAGTTGCAACAATGTTTTGGCTTCAAAGTTAATAGTCAGAGCACCAGGGCACAGCCCCAATACTGATGGAATTCATGTCACCCATTCACAAAATGTTGTCATAAGTAACTGCATCATTGGgacag GTGATGATTGCATTTCAATTGTAAGTGGGTCCAAAAATATTCGTGCTACAGATATCATTTGTGGACCAGGACATGGAATAAG TATTGGAAGCTTAGGAAAAGGTAACTCAGAAGCTGAAGTGACCAATGTGGAAGTGAATAGAGCCACACTAAAAGGAACCACTAATGGAGTTAGAATAAAGACTTGGCAG GGAGGTTCTGGCTATGcaaaaaacatcaaatttcACAACATAGTTATGCGAAATGTGACAAATCCCATTATCATAGATCAAAACTATTGTGACCAAAAAGAGGAATGTCAAGAGAAG GACTCAGCAGTGCAAGTAAGCAACATTTTGTACCAAAACATAAAAGGAACAAGTGCCTCAGAAGTGGCAATCAAACTTGAATGCAGCAAAGCTATCCCATGCAAAGGAATTCACTTGCAAGATGTGATTTTAACACCAGAAGACAATGATCACACCATTGCAAAATGTGACAATGTTAGATATTCACACAGTGGAATGTTAAATCCTAAATGCCATCCATGA
- the LOC123913799 gene encoding actin-related protein 7-like, with product MEAAVIDAGSSLLKAGFAIPDQTPAMIIPSQMKRMADDKGSADDNGNGQLVVDDVAVEPVVRGYVRDWDAMEDLLNYVLYSGLGWEIGNEGQILFTDPLCTPKANKEQLVQLMFETFNISGFYASEQAVLSLYAVGRISGCTVDIGHGKIDIAPVIEGAVNHIASRRFEFGGTDLTNFLAQELGKSNPLVNISMSDVEKIKQQYSCCAEDDLAYQKTGNSCPVETHTLPDGQVITIGRERYTVGEALFQPSLLGLEAHGIVEQLVRTISTVTSDNHRQLLENTVVCGGTSSMTGFEERFQKESLLSSSAVRPTLVKPPEYMPENLTTYSAWVGGAILAKVVFPQNQHVTKADYDENGPSIVHRKCF from the exons ATGGAAGCCGCAGTAATCGACGCCGGTTCCAGCCTCCTCAAAGCTGGTTTTGCAATTCCCGATCAAACTCCCGCCATG ATAATTCCTAGTCAGATGAAACGAATGGCTGATGATAAGGGATCAGCAGATGATAATGGTAATGGTCAGTTGGTGGTGGATGATGTTGCTGTTGAACCGGTGGTTCGAGGTTATGTTAGAGATTGGGATGCTATGGAGGATTTGTTGAATTATGTTTTGTATTCTGGTCTTGGATGGGAAATTGGTAATGAAGGACAAATATTGTTTACAGATCCACTTTGTACCCCAAAG GCTAACAAAGAACAGCTAGTGCAACTAATGTTTGAAACATTCAACATATCAGGGTTTTATGCATCGGAACAGGCAGTGCTGTCGCTCTATGCCGTGGGAAGGATCTCTGGATGCACGGTTGATATTGGTCATGGAAAAATAG ATATTGCTCCAGTAATTGAGGGTGCTGTTAACCACATTGCCTCAAGAAGATTTGAGTTTGGAGGTACTGATCTAACTAATTTCCTGGCTCAAGAACTTGGCAAATCCAATCCGCTAGTGAATATCAGCATGTCGGATGTTGAGAAAATAAAACAGCAATACTCGTGTTGTGCTGAAGACGACTTAGCATATCAGAAGACCGGAAATTCTTGTCCTGTGGAGACACATACCCTTCCTGATGGACAG GTGATAACAATTGGAAGAGAAAGATATACAGTTGGTGAAGCTTTATTCCAGCCAAGTCTATTGGGTTTAGAGGCTCATGGCATTGTAGAGCAGCTTGTCCGTACTATTTCAACTGTTACATCTGATAATCACCGGCAACTTCTGGAAAATACTGTGGTTTGTGGTGGCACTTCTTCTATGACTG GATTTGAAGAGAGATTTCAGAAGGAATCTTTGCTAAGTTCATCTGCTGTTCGACCTACCTTGGTTAAG CCTCCAGAATATATGCCGGAAAATTTAACTACATATTCTGCATGGGTGGGAGGTGCCATACTTGCCAAAGTAGTTTTTCCTCAAAATCAGCATGTAACTAAGGCAGACTATGATGAAAACGGGCCTTCCATTGTTCACCGGAAATGCTTCTGA
- the LOC123913801 gene encoding F-box protein SKIP23-like: MWVEGGDGDVLILCILKPILKLNNSELYLLRFRSVCSSWRRASVQNCHHNHVPSKLPQFLHSDKINFLRSWSKQNIFLIKPPETLTSTHHRPWLIRIGPDVSGKPQMWHPFDLFLLCPFHQPIIDFNQIPVIHLGHQFYIHDHYHKVVAATCEVGQPLVVLTYDMDNILNIFRCEDNSWTTIPTVPPMLYGGDICIFKGRTCVADKNGRTLMIGENFSVLLLANPVSGGDVKFLVESECDLLLVDGHEVYTSVADKDVKFDVYRLDEKEKKWVKLTTLGDRVLFVQQEGSFSASASDLHVAKGNCIIFCMNYISQSLKNIQSEMRIFHLDQGQVSCLSDYPEYIKLFWPPPKWILELHNSGIYNVVTTPTYQFNDDDDDDDDDD, from the exons ATGTGGGTTGAAGGTGGAGATGGTGATGTGCTAATACTCTGTATTTTGAAACCAATTTTGAAACTCAACAACAGTGAACTATACCTTCTTCGCTTTCGTTCTGTCTGTTCTTCGTGGAGGCGAGCTTCCGTCCAAAATTGCCACCACAATCACGTACCCTCCAAGCTTCCTCAATTCCTCCACTCcgacaaaatcaattttcttcGTAGCTGGTCAAAACAAAACATCTTTCTCATCAAACCACCGGAAACCCTAACATCAACCCATCACCGCCCCTGGTTGATCAGAATTGGTCCAGATGTATCCGGCAAACCACAAATGTGGCACCCCTTCGACCTTTTCCTCCTATGTCCTTTCCATCAACCCATCATCGACTTCAACCAAATTCCTGTCATCCATCTTGGACACCAGTTCTATATCCACGACCATTATCATAAGGTCGTTGCTGCAACTTGTGAGGTTGGACAACCTCTTGTTGTCCTGACATACGACATGGATAATATACTGAACATCTTTCGATGCGAGGACAATTCTTGGACTACTATCCCCACCGTGCCGCCCATGTTATATGGGGGAGACATCTGCATTTTTAAAGGGCGAACTTGTGTTGCAGACAAAAACGGTCGCACTTTGATGATTGGAGAGAATTTTAGTGTCCTCTTGCTGGCCAACCCGGTGTCTGGTGGCGATGTGAAATTCTTGGTGGAGAGTGAATGTGATTTGTTGTTAGTGGATGGTCATGAAGTTTATACTAGTGTTGCTGATAAGGATGTAAAGTTTGATGTATACAGGCTTGATGAGAAGGAGAAGAAGTGGGTCAAGTTGACCACTTTAGGTGACAGGGTTCTGTTTGTGCAGCAAGAGGGTTCATTCTCTGCTTCAGCTTCAGATTTGCATGTTGCAAAGGGAAACTGTATCATCTTTTGTATGAATTATATCTCCCAGAGTCTTAAAAATATACAATCTGAAATGCGTATTTTTCACTTGGATCAAGGTCAGGTTTCATGTTTGTCTGATTATCCCGAGTACATTAAGTTATTTTGGCCGCCTCCAAAGTGGATCCTCGAGCTGCATAACTCGG GTATATATAATGTTGTTACTACACCTACATATCAatttaatgatgatgatgatgatgatgatgatgatgattga
- the LOC123913802 gene encoding photosystem II 5 kDa protein, chloroplastic-like: MASITMTASILGCPAVSNRSTVATPRRLVVKAIRAVEGEKMVRYENDKEGNNGRRNLMFAAAAAAVCSVAGVAMADDEPKRGTPEAKKKYAPVCVTMPTARICRN, from the coding sequence ATGGCATCAATCACCATGACAGCTTCAATCCTTGGTTGTCCGGCCGTAAGCAACCGCTCAACCGTCGCAACACCGAGGAGACTTGTTGTCAAAGCTATCCGAGCAGTCGAAGGAGAAAAGATGGTGAGGTATGAAAATGACAAAGAGGGTAACAATGGAAGAAGAAACTTGATGTTTGCTGCAGCAGCAGCGGCTGTTTGCTCTGTTGCTGGTGTTGCAATGGCAGATGATGAACCAAAAAGAGGTACTCCAGAAGCCAAGAAAAAGTATGCACCTGTTTGTGTCACTATGCCAACAGCTAGAATCTGTCGCAATTGA
- the LOC123913803 gene encoding photosystem II 5 kDa protein, chloroplastic-like, with the protein MASITMTSSILGCPAVTKRSTVATQRRFVVNAVRAVEGEKIVSSDNDKEGSNGRRDLMFAAAAAALCSAAGVAMADDEPRRGTPEAKKKYGPVCVTNPTARICRY; encoded by the coding sequence ATGGCATCAATCACCATGACATCTTCAATCCTTGGCTGCCCAGCTGTAACCAAACGCTCAACCGTCGCAACACAGAGGAGATTTGTTGTCAACGCTGTCCGTGCAGTTGAAGGGGAAAAGATTGTCAGCTCTGACAATGACAAAGAGGGTAGCAATGGAAGAAGGGACTTGATGTTTGCTGCAGCAGCTGCCGCTCTTTGCTCTGCTGCTGGTGTTGCAATGGCAGATGATGAACCAAGAAGAGGTACCCCTGAAGCCAAGAAAAAGTATGGCCCTGTTTGTGTCACAAACCCAACAGCTAGGATCTGTCGCTATTGA